In Streptomyces sp. SLBN-118, the following are encoded in one genomic region:
- a CDS encoding VOC family protein, with protein MSAVPPQKLTTFWAFEKDAEEAVTFYTSVFEDSKVLHTIRARADEPGWTEGTLQHAIFSLGGQQFMCINIPPAGARGHDHAPWDTYRFSGATATYVQCSSDSEFDRLFSALSEKGEVVMPVGSYGFSAKFALVEDRFGMSWRLNLSAPASAGRP; from the coding sequence ATGTCTGCCGTTCCCCCGCAGAAGCTCACCACGTTCTGGGCGTTCGAGAAGGACGCCGAGGAGGCCGTGACGTTCTACACGTCGGTGTTCGAGGACTCCAAGGTGCTCCACACCATTCGCGCGCGCGCCGATGAGCCCGGCTGGACCGAGGGGACCCTGCAGCACGCCATCTTCTCGCTCGGCGGCCAGCAGTTCATGTGCATCAACATTCCGCCGGCCGGAGCCCGCGGTCACGATCACGCTCCATGGGACACGTACCGCTTCTCCGGCGCGACGGCGACCTACGTCCAGTGCTCCAGCGACAGCGAGTTCGACCGGCTCTTCTCCGCACTCTCCGAGAAGGGCGAGGTCGTCATGCCGGTCGGCTCCTACGGGTTCAGCGCCAAGTTCGCGCTGGTCGAGGACCGGTTCGGGATGTCGTGGCGCCTCAACCTGTCCGCCCCCGCATCAGCCGGCCGGCCGTAG
- a CDS encoding NAD(P)H-binding protein — MTGATGHVGRHIVSGLLEAGGKVRALSRNPGSRPWPAGVEVVPRDLKQPGTLAAALGGVESMYLFPVFGAVPEAVEAARRAGVKHVVMLSSQAIEYSEGEPHQACEEAVSASGMSWTFVRTGALMVNDLHWAGQFAGEGVVRGAYGMSPLAPIDERDIAAVVVRSLLDPRSGTVHTVTGPQSLTQVERVGIASRVLGRTARFEELPREHVRQQMTAHLPPALVDELLDHRASLVGTTAEVLPTVERVTGRAPYTYAEWLAYHEADFRPAGQAADGH; from the coding sequence GTGACCGGAGCAACCGGCCACGTGGGGCGGCACATCGTGAGCGGGTTGCTCGAGGCGGGCGGGAAGGTACGGGCCCTGAGCCGCAATCCCGGCAGCCGCCCCTGGCCGGCCGGGGTGGAGGTCGTTCCCCGCGACCTCAAGCAGCCGGGGACCCTGGCGGCCGCGCTCGGCGGCGTCGAGAGCATGTACCTCTTCCCTGTGTTCGGCGCGGTCCCCGAAGCGGTCGAAGCCGCGCGGCGGGCGGGGGTCAAGCATGTGGTGATGCTGTCCTCGCAGGCCATTGAGTACTCGGAAGGAGAACCGCACCAGGCGTGCGAGGAAGCGGTGAGCGCCTCCGGGATGTCCTGGACGTTCGTTCGCACCGGCGCCCTCATGGTCAACGACCTCCACTGGGCAGGGCAGTTCGCCGGTGAAGGAGTGGTGCGCGGCGCGTACGGAATGTCGCCCCTGGCCCCCATCGACGAACGCGACATCGCCGCGGTGGTGGTGAGGTCCCTGCTCGACCCCCGGTCCGGCACGGTGCACACGGTCACCGGCCCGCAGTCACTGACCCAGGTCGAGCGGGTAGGGATCGCGAGCCGGGTCCTCGGCCGTACGGCCCGGTTCGAGGAACTGCCCCGCGAACACGTACGGCAGCAGATGACCGCCCATTTGCCGCCCGCCCTGGTGGACGAACTGCTCGACCACCGGGCCTCGCTGGTGGGCACCACCGCCGAGGTGCTGCCCACGGTCGAGCGGGTCACGGGGCGCGCGCCCTACACGTACGCCGAATGGCTCGCCTACCACGAGGCGGACTTCCGCCCCGCAGGACAGGCCGCCGACGGGCACTGA